In Pseudomonas sp. ADAK18, a single window of DNA contains:
- a CDS encoding sodium:solute symporter: MISTATDANLYITFGIIGLFLAGMIAVLYATNRESTSFSDYAVGGRSYGPWYIAMCYTNSWWPGSTFTAFFALTIGGVLGFYGMVYATLGVTAMYLMARRAWTWGQRFNLRTQPDLLGMRFNSPAVKRVASIIGIISVFPWVVMGIQALAMLFQFASFGRWGVTTCLLAGVGVVLVRQYWTVSMGMRGLIMTDMFQGLIAYVLCAALCVFLLFGDQASFSNLAHLPAKMLLVPGDSGTGYGPLYMFSLIFTGVIGSMCWPMSFQRIYTASGVRAVKKGTLYTILLVGGFYGILMLFAAAISQDPNVLANPQQGWFLSLFDIGGPWLLALAIVIVLAASIGHVDGCVQVCGTQFANDLATWNTPRTDRQLTLLAKSGMVVFIVAASILAYLTFDYSRLQLLAQISYQGIIQLAVPLFFGIFSRRGNKEGAIAGMLAGIVVAIVLTTMYPDDIPGLGSLTSGIVGLVVNAVIFVACALAIKPSPAESARVQNLFDIAAPGRKVPLGATPVMN; encoded by the coding sequence ATGATCAGTACCGCCACCGACGCCAACCTCTACATCACCTTCGGCATCATCGGCCTGTTCCTGGCCGGGATGATCGCCGTGCTGTACGCCACCAACCGCGAGAGCACCAGTTTTTCCGATTACGCCGTAGGCGGGCGCTCCTACGGGCCGTGGTACATCGCCATGTGTTACACCAACTCCTGGTGGCCGGGCTCGACCTTTACTGCGTTTTTCGCCCTGACCATCGGGGGTGTCCTGGGCTTCTACGGCATGGTCTATGCCACCCTCGGCGTCACCGCCATGTACCTGATGGCCCGTCGCGCCTGGACCTGGGGCCAGCGTTTCAACCTGCGCACCCAACCGGATTTGCTGGGCATGCGCTTCAACAGTCCTGCGGTCAAACGCGTGGCTTCGATCATCGGCATCATCTCAGTGTTCCCGTGGGTGGTGATGGGTATTCAGGCCCTGGCGATGCTGTTTCAATTCGCCAGTTTTGGCCGTTGGGGCGTGACCACCTGCCTGCTGGCCGGTGTCGGGGTGGTGCTGGTGCGCCAGTACTGGACCGTGAGCATGGGCATGCGCGGCTTGATCATGACTGACATGTTCCAGGGCTTGATTGCCTATGTCCTGTGCGCGGCACTGTGTGTGTTCCTGCTGTTTGGCGATCAGGCGTCGTTCTCCAACCTGGCCCATTTGCCGGCCAAGATGCTGCTGGTGCCTGGCGACAGCGGCACCGGTTACGGCCCGCTGTACATGTTCAGTCTGATTTTTACCGGTGTTATCGGCTCGATGTGCTGGCCGATGAGCTTCCAGCGTATCTACACCGCCAGCGGTGTGCGGGCGGTGAAGAAGGGCACGCTCTACACCATTCTGCTGGTGGGCGGTTTCTACGGGATTCTGATGCTGTTCGCCGCCGCCATCAGCCAGGACCCCAACGTACTGGCGAACCCGCAACAAGGCTGGTTCCTGTCGTTGTTCGACATCGGCGGGCCGTGGTTGCTGGCGCTGGCCATCGTCATCGTGCTGGCGGCAAGCATTGGCCACGTGGATGGTTGCGTACAGGTGTGCGGCACCCAGTTCGCCAATGACTTGGCCACCTGGAACACCCCACGTACCGACCGGCAACTGACCCTGCTGGCCAAGTCGGGGATGGTGGTGTTTATCGTCGCTGCCTCCATCCTGGCCTACCTGACCTTCGACTACTCGCGGTTGCAGTTGCTGGCGCAGATTTCCTACCAGGGCATCATCCAATTGGCGGTACCGCTGTTCTTCGGGATCTTCAGTCGCCGCGGCAACAAGGAAGGCGCGATTGCCGGGATGCTCGCGGGGATCGTGGTGGCGATTGTGCTGACGACGATGTACCCGGATGACATTCCCGGCCTGGGCTCGTTGACCAGTGGGATTGTCGGGTTGGTGGTCAATGCCGTGATCTTTGTGGCGTGTGCGTTGGCGATCAAACCCAGCCCGGCAGAAAGTGCGCGGGTGCAAAACCTGTTCGACATAGCGGCCCCCGGTCGCAAGGTGCCGCTGGGCGCCACGCCGGTGATGAACTGA